One Astyanax mexicanus isolate ESR-SI-001 chromosome 3, AstMex3_surface, whole genome shotgun sequence genomic region harbors:
- the asb4 gene encoding ankyrin repeat and SOCS box protein 4 has protein sequence MEERVSRRSEALKELKSRFLAALQRDDAAEVGKLLHTTNIDIDTVFDVEDRSMVLASYKQGYWLPGYKLESSWAMGLHVCMMYNSLACALVLLQSGAALNRKPNGKTPLHVACEVSHADCVNLLLNWGARVNSVSLSGHTPLHYCITHESVDCAKQLILKGANVNTASENNEENTPLHTAARFGISELVALYAAHGAEVDALNSHFETPLITAAFWAMDSREQTYSEDHRLVCRILLDYGANPNLQEEDKKTALHKASWNCDPILMQILLEGGADARIMDVNGCAAVQYVLKSLQFRPMSIPERCFQLLLNYGAARVYPKQFHKILQNCYDYPRAVEVMANSYEHLMKTKKWRAAIPDAAYERYRMFYDSLFAACTNSPRTLQHLARCAIRMAMYRRCESGIHQLPLPPPVKRYILLEPVGIVF, from the exons atggagGAGCGCGTGTCTCGGCGCTCTGAGGCTCTGAAGGAGCTGAAGTCGCGCTTTCTGGCGGCGCTGCAGCGCGACGACGCGGCGGAGGTGGGGAAACTGCTGCACACCACTAACATCGATATAGACACGGTGTTCGACGTGGAGGACCGCAGCATGGTGCTGGCCTCATACAAACAAG GATACTGGTTACCAGGCTACAAGCTGGAGTCTTCGTGGGCCATGGGTCTTCACGTGTGTATGATGTACAATTCGTTGGCGTGTGCTCTGGTGCTTCTGCAGAGTGGAGCAGCGCTGAACAGGAAGCCCAATGGGAAAACTCCACTTCACGTGGCCTGTGAGGTGTCTCACGCAGACTGTGTGAACCTGCTGCTGAACTGGGGGGCTAGGGTCAACAGTGTGTCACTGAGTGGGCACACTCCTCTACACTACTGCATCACTCACGAGTCTGTGGACTGCGCCAAGCAGCTCATCCTTAAAG GAGCAAATGTGAACACGGCCAGCGAGAACAATGAAGAAAACACTCCACTGCACACAGCTGCACGATTCGGCATCTCCGAGCTGGTGGCCCTCTATGCTGCTCATGGTGCTGAGGTGGATGCTCTAAACTCCCATTTTGAGACCCCCCTGATCACTGCTGCATTCTGGGCCATGGACTCCCGCGAGCAGACCTACAGCGAGGACCACCGCCTTGTGTGTCGGATCCTGCTGGACTACGGCGCCAACCCAAACCTTCAGGAGGAGGACAAGAAGACGGCCCTGCACAAAGCCTCTTGGAACTGTGACCCTATACTAATGCAGATTCTACTGGAAGGTGGGGCTGATGCCAGGATTATGGATGTGAACGGGTGTGCGGCGGTCCAGTACGTGTTGAAGTCCTTGCAGTTTCGGCCAATGTCTATACCTGAGCGCTGCTTCCAGCTTCTGCTGAACTATGGAGCAGCCAGAGTCTACCCTAAGCAGTTCCACAAG ATATTGCAGAATTGCTACGACTATCCCCGGGCTGTTGAGGTGATGGCCAATTCTTATGAGCATCTCATGAAAACCAAAAAATGGAGGGCAGCTATTCCTGACGCAGCATATGAG CGGTACAGGATGTTCTATGATTCCTTGTTCGCTGCTTGTACCAACAGTCCACGTACTTTGCAACACTTGGCCAGATGTGCCATACGTATGGCAATGTACAGACGCTGCGAGTCCGGCATTCATCAACTACCACTGCCCCCACCAGTCAAGAGATATATACTGCTGGAACCTGTGGGAATCGTATTCTAG
- the pdk4 gene encoding pyruvate dehydrogenase kinase, isozyme 4 yields the protein MKFAHVLLKNASKFNIPKQVDRFSKFSPSPLSMKQFIDFGSANACEKTSFIFLRQELPVRLANIMKEIDFLPDKLISTPSVQLLHSWYAQSLMELVDFLEKDPDDKNVLTMFTETLINVRNRHNNVVPTMAQGVVEYKEAFGVDPVTNQNVQYFLDRFYTSRISTRMLMNQHTLIFSGSTNPAHPKHIGSIDPNCDVVEVVKDAYESSRMLCDQYYLTSPEVEIKQVNSKEPNEPINIVYVPSHLYHMLFELFKNAMRATVETHENSTHLPPIKVRVSLGSEDLTIKMSDRGGGVPLRKIERLFSYMYSTAPSPVHDNARNAPLAGFGYGLPISRLYAKYFQGDIQLYSMEGYGTAAVIYLKALSTESVERLPVFNRSALRHYQTSIEADDWCIPSSEPKKLGKDDYNMQKVRTEGKLN from the exons ATGAAGTTTGCACACGTTTTGCTGAAGAACGCGTCCAAGTTCAACATCCCGAAACAAGTGGACAGGTTCTCCAAGTTTTCTCCTTCACCGCTTTCAATGAAGCAGTTCATAGACTTTG GTTCTGCAAATGCCTGTGAGAAGACCTCCTTCATATTTCTCCGTCAGGAGCTCCCCGTCAGGCTGGCCAACATCATGAAAGAGATAGACTTTCTCCCTGACAAGCTCATCAGTACCCCGTCTGTGCAACTGCTGCACAGCTG GTATGCACAGAGTCTGATGGAGCTTGTGGATTTTCTGGAAAAAGACCCCGATGATAAAAATGTTTTGACAAT GTTTACAGAGACTCTGATTAATGTGAGGAATAGGCACAATAACGTGGTCCCCACAATGGCTCAGGGGGTGGTGGAGTACAAGGAGGCCTTTGGAGTGGATCCAGTGACCAATCAGAACGTCCAGTACTTCCTGGACCGATTCTACACCAGCCGTATTTCCACCCGCATGCTCATGAACCAGCATA CATTGATCTTCAGTGGCAGCACTAACCCAGCCCATCCAAAGCATATTGGCAGTATTGACCCCAACTGCGACGTAGTGGAGGTGGTAAAAG ATGCCTACGAGAGCTCCAGGATGCTGTGTGATCAGTATTACCTGACCTCTCCAGAAGTGGAGATTAAACAAGTGAACT CTAAGGAACCCAATGAACCCATTAACATTGTCTATGTGCCTTCTCATCTTTATCATATGCTCTTTGAGCTGTTTAAG AATGCAATGAGAGCGACTGTAGAAACCCATGAGAACAGCACGCATCTACCGCCAATCAAAGTCAGAGTTTCGTTGGGAAGTGAAGACTTGACAATAAAG ATGTCAGACAGAGGAGGTGGCGTTCCACTGAGGAAAATTGAGCGTCTTTTTAGCTATATGTATTCCACAGCACCAAGCCCAGTACATGATAATGCTCGCAATGCTCCATTG GCTGGCTTCGGTTATGGGCTCCCAATCTCCCGCCTCTATGCCAAATACTTTCAAGGAGACATTCAGCTCTACTCTATGGAGGGATATGGAACAGCAGCTGTTATTTATTTGAAG GCCTTATCCACCGAGTCTGTGGAGAGACTTCCTGTGTTCAACAGGTCGGCTTTAAGGCACTACCAGACGAGCATTGAGGCAGACGACTGGTGTATCCCCAGCAGTGAACCCAAGAAACTGGGAAAGGATGATTATAACATGCAGAAGGTGAGAACTGAGGGAAAGCTGAACTGA